cacttttttcaagaatgtgttcgatgaaaaaaataaggttttaaatcataatttgtttaatgtccaatccgatcaactgatgatgtattaattatacttttgttccattattttttataaaaattgatccgattcattggaaagaaattatataataacaacaataaatattttatatatataaataaaatgatcaaatgtataaaagaaactatcgataatatatacaaataaattcaccctgcgcaaggcgcaggtcttatcctagtaattAATTACTCTACTCATATTAATCAACTTAATCACAAAACGATGCCGGTTTAGGGTGGACCGCCTTATGTTAAACGATGCCGTTTTTGcgtttttttctttatcaaccTTGTTTCCTCGCACTTTTATATCTCTCTTGTTGGCCTGAGAGGAGTCGAAGGATAACAATTCTATAAACATGGCGACGGCTTCAGGTACCGATTCCAATCAGCTTTTTCTTCTACGATTCCATTAGATCTTCTTGAAAGCTGGGTTCTTgatttagttttgaaatttccTTTGCTGGCCATGAATCGCTGTTACGATAATCTGATTTCGTATTATGTAATCAGAAAGTTAGGGCTTTTGGAGTTTTCGTATCGTTGGTTCTCTTTCTCGTTAGGTATTATGTAATCAGAACGTTAGGGCTTTTGCGATTCTTTAAAGAGTCTGATTTAGAGAATCTGATTTACAGTATTAGCTTTGGTATCGTTGGTTCACTATGTTCTCTGATTTAGGGTTTCTTGTAGTTCCACTGGttttgattttgggtttttttttgtttgcagttgCTTTTAAGTCTAGGGAAGATCATAGGAAGCAAATCGAGTTAGAGGAGGCTCGTAAAGCCGGGCTTGCACCAGCTGAGGTAGATGAGGATGGAAAGGAGATCAATCCTCACATTCCTCAGTATATGTCCTCTGCTCCATGGTATCTCAACTCTGAGAAGCCGAGTTTGAAGCATCAAAGGAAGTGGAAGAGTGATCCCAATTACACAAAGTCATGGTACGACAGAGGTGCTAAGATCTACCAAGCCGAAAAGTACCGCAAGGGAGCATGTCAAAAGTATATGTCTTTCTCTGATTCTGAAGATGTTAgagtttgctttttttttagttttggattTGTTCAAGTTTctaactttttattttgaagCTGTGGTGCAATGACGCATACTGCGAAGGCGTGTATGGATAGGCCTCGCAAGATTGGAGCGAAGTACACGAACAAGAACATTGCGCCTGATGAAAAGATCGAGAGTTTTGAGCTTGACTATGATGGCAAGAGGGACAGGTGGAATGGGTACGATCCTTCTACTTACCATCGTGTGGTAGACCTTTATGAAGCAAAAGAGGATGCACGGAAGAAGTATCTTAAGGAGCAGCAGATTAAGAAGCTAGAGGAGAAGAACAATAACCAGGAAGGTGATGATGCAACCAGTGATGgggacgaagaagatgatgacttGAGGGTCGATGAAGCTAAGGTTGATGAGAGCAGGCAGATGGACTTTGCAAAGGTTGAGAAACGTGTTCGGACAACTGGTGGTGGTAGTACAGGAACTGTAAGGTATGGACTACTCTGTTTCTATAATTATTATCATATGTTTATTTGGGTGTGTTTTTATTTGATGCACTAATGATTTAACCTTTTCTTAATTTCAGGAATCTGCGTATCAGAGAAGACACAGCGAAATACCTGTTGAACCTTGATATCAATTCGGCTCATTATGACCCTAAAACTCGATCCATGCGTGAAGACCCACTCCCAGATGCAGATCCgaatgataaattttatttggTTAGTTGTAGTTCATCGTTATTGTATCTCATATTATGGTAATCTAAGATACTAACCATATTTTTGCTTAACCATCTATACAGGGAGATAATCAATATAGAAACAGTGGCCAAGCTTTGGAGTTCAAACAGATGAACATCCACTCATGGGAAGCGTTTGACAAGGGACAGGACATGCATATGCAAGCTGCTCCATCCCAAGCTGAGCTGCTCTACAAGAATTTCAAGGTTGCAAAAGACAAACTGAAGACTCATACGAAGGACACAATCATGGAGAAGTACGGGAACGCTTCTACAGAAGATGAAATTCCAATGGAGCTTTTGCTTGGACAGAGCGAAAGACAAGTTGAGTATGACCGAGCAGGGAGGATTATAAAGGGACAGGTACGGTTTATGATGGTTTACTTCTCAACATGTGGTATATTGTGCTTTTGTGTTGATTCGTTTCGTTCTTAATACATGATGTTTTCTACACAGGAGGTTATACTGCCAAAGAGCAAATACGAGGAAGATGTTCTCGCTAACAATCATACTACTGTTTGGGGCTCGTGGTGGAGAGACCATCAATGGGGATATAGATGTTGCCAGCAGACGATTCGCAATAGTTACTGCACAGGCTCTGCTGGTATTGAGGCTGCAGAGGCTTCCCTTGATCTGATGAAGGCTAATATTGCTCGCAAAGAAGCCTGTGAAGGTTAGTGTTGTTGACTCTGTTTGCTGTTCAGTTCCGTATTCTGCATATGTTTTTGTAATGTTGTTTGCGTGTGCTAACAAAGCAAATGAATGGTATTTTGGTGATCAGAGAGCCCAAAGaaggttgaagagaagaagatggcCGCTTGGGGAACCGATGTTCCTGAAGATTTGGAATTGAACGAGGAGGCACTTGCTAATGCTCTTAAAAAGGTGAGAAGGCCGTAGACTCCGTTTATATTTCTCTTCTGTCAAAGACGTTTTTATGTCTTGTAGACGTATCTGATACGCATACAATAATGTGCAGGAGGATGAGCGTAAGAGGGAGGAAAAGGATGAGAGAAAGCGCAAGTACAATGTCAAATACACCAACGATGTAATGATCTTACCACTCTAATAGCATCGAATCACATTCTTAAACTGAACTGCTGCTAATTAAAATATCACATTTTCATCGCAGGTGACTCCGGAAGAGATGGAAGCTTACAGAATGAAGAGAGTTCACCACGAGGACCCAATGAAGGATTTCATGTGAAAAAATGTttctcctgttttttttttttaacctgaaGAAACTTTATTACATTTGTCTCTGTTTACTCGCAACACTTATGGtggaaataaactaaaatgttgTCACTAAAGCTTTTGTGAAAGTTTGGCTATTGCTTGCATCCTTATTTTTTTCTCTGGAAACTCTACCTAAATCATAGGAAGCATATAAGCTTAAGAGattaattatgattttattctaattaacaaagatatataaattaaaggagaaagattaacTATGATTTTATTCAGTAAAGCGTTACATGCCTGTGTCAACGATCGCTTCTATACGACGGTCGTTGTTGTAAACTAGGCGTCcttaaaaactcaaaaacaaaACAGCTGCCTTAAAGCGTAGAACTTCTTTTGTACATTATTTTTTATGACACCGTACAAAACCGAACATTCAAACGCTGTTACATCACTAACTCATGCTTCAAGCCTCGACTCTAGGCATACCGTAGCCCATAGGACCACTGCTTTGAGTCAATGTGGTCTCAAGAGTGCTGAACTTAACACTTCTAGCTTCTTGGGGTGAGATCTGATACCCGTTGGATATAACCTCAAGTGGTAAACCTCTCATGACTGAGGTGCGTCCCGCGAGTGTGTTGATCTGCGCGTTGTCGTTGCTCTTGAATTCGATCCACTGGAACTGTTGGCTTGTGGCACGTTTCACGACCGCGAAGCCTTGTGGCACGACAAGTAACTGTCCCTGGGAGATCTCTTGGTCGAATACTCTTTGTCCGTTGTCGTTCACCATCTGTATATGAGCCTTTCCCTTTGTCACGTAGAGTGCCGCGTTTGCGTTCACGTTCCATTGTGGTAGCACCATAGCGTTCTGCCGTTATTTATCCAAATTgtgaaattaattattattttttggaaaaaaaaaatgtcagcacaaatttatataaaagtttCGTTGAGGTTACGTTATGGATGGAGCCACGAAGAGCGCTAAGGCGGAGGAATCTAAGGATAGGGAGATTGTAGCTGTTGAGTGTGCTAATGTATCCGAGCGATGGCTTGTAGACATCAGCACTTGACGGGTCATCAAGGTTTTCAGTGCATCGCATTGTGCACAAAGTCTCCTCCAAACCATTACCTTCTTCCTGTGGTTGCTGACCGCCTTGGCCTTGTCTCAAGGGTGGTCTAATGACGCCGAATTGACCTTGGACCTTAACGATGTTGCCACGGTTGACTTGCTGGTTTTGGAGCTTTTGAGCTGTCTCGACGCTGATTTTAAAGGCTTGAGCCAAGATCTGAGGTGCGAAGCCATTGAagatgttgttttgtttttgttgctgTCGGCCTTGTAGCCATTGCTGTCCTTGTGGGTTGTTTCCGGCTAACAAAAAGGGCTGcagttaaacataaaaatatgattattaATCTTTAGGTTAAttattggggggggggggggggggggggggggggaattaAAAGTGAAGATTTAAACctaatatatgttaatcattTGAGTTTATCAATTTATAAATCGATTATATTCAAGAATATAAACTAAGAACAACGAGCAGATATATCAATGTTCGAGTcctataaattttctttttttttaatactaacTATCATGTTAAtactttgttttctataaaAAGTAGTTGAGggctaaccaaaaaaaaattagttttattctcgataagcaaaagaaaaagaactatTCCAACCACAAACCGAAAAATGTTCACTCTTTAAGGAAAAAAATCGTTTTcgtgtttctttttttgttgttagacTTACTCTGAGGTTGCGGTCAAGCTGGTTCAGGTTATTTGCGATGTCAGCGGCTGCAACAAGAATGAGAGGCTCATTTCCATTGTTGTAGAACCATTGAGCTACACCAGGTGGTGTCGCTATGGTGTCACCGCACCGTAGGTGCTCTACTTTCTGGTGCATGTCACGGAAACCCTGGCCTTGACCCTGACCCTCCTGACCTTGTTCCTGGCTCTGTCCTTGTCCAAATACAGGAGAGTCCATGAATGTCTCGGCGCATCCAGGAGTCACTTTTCCCATTAGACCATGTCCTGTTTTGTTGCAACAGGAAAACATATTATTCAAAAcaactaaaaaaatgaaattagaaTGATCAATccaaatgaaacaaaaataaaccgaTCTGAACCGGAGAATAACTTTTCATTTGGTTACCGTACGTATAGTCTTAACTTAAAAACATCAGAAGAACAAACCAAAAGTTTACACAACTAACCTCAAACTTAtcactttaacaaaaaaaaaaaacccctcAAACTTATTCTAATAATCAAACCAGTTTTATGTTGACTAttatttttatagtaaaattaaatatatacacacacatttTATTACCCTTATAGATTTGTATATTTGATTTTGTAGGTTACTATTATTCATGAAATAGaaaattatatgaataaaaaaacatacagaaATTCTGGTAACAcactataattaaatatatggaTCGACGATATGTTAGTTAACGGAAACGCACCGTGAACGACGAACGTGAGTTTGCCGGCGTTCAAGAAAGTGGGCAAGTAAAGACCCTGAGGCTCAATGACGAAACGCTCAAAGGCGAAGCCAGAGCAACGGAGCTGAGGTGCATGGTGGTCCCAGACCTCAATGCGACCACCCTCACTCTTGATGATCTGACTCGGCTCGAGTGCATTGAGTTGGTCGAGCTGGCACTCGTTGGGCCACTGCTGAGCAGTGAAGCCATGGAAGAGGGCCAAGaatgtgaaaaagaaggagatAAGAGAGGTTGGacccatcttttttttttttactttaattgTGAGTTAAGGCTTCTACATTTGCATGCATGGAGTTTCGGTATTTATAGGAGATTTTTGGTTGTGCAGCGTGCCTTTGACATCATAATTCAGTCCTAATTTATTTATCCTAATTCTGTTAAAAATAGAAGAATCAACGAGGTTCTGAAAGTATTAAATGGTTCGGcttaaaacaaatttgataatatGATTTGGTTGGTTACAATTTTCGTTTagatacttataaaaaaaaagttttcgtTTAGATCTTGCTTTTTACggaatattaattaaatttcgcAAGGAAAtgtgttttctattttctttcaGTGAGGTCTTAGTTATATTTCTATATGATCTGTCGAGgtataaaagaaaatgaaaccGGATCAAGATCTTTtagaatta
Above is a window of Brassica napus cultivar Da-Ae chromosome A10, Da-Ae, whole genome shotgun sequence DNA encoding:
- the LOC106370952 gene encoding pre-mRNA-splicing factor SLU7-A, whose amino-acid sequence is MATASVAFKSREDHRKQIELEEARKAGLAPAEVDEDGKEINPHIPQYMSSAPWYLNSEKPSLKHQRKWKSDPNYTKSWYDRGAKIYQAEKYRKGACQNCGAMTHTAKACMDRPRKIGAKYTNKNIAPDEKIESFELDYDGKRDRWNGYDPSTYHRVVDLYEAKEDARKKYLKEQQIKKLEEKNNNQEGDDATSDGDEEDDDLRVDEAKVDESRQMDFAKVEKRVRTTGGGSTGTVRNLRIREDTAKYLLNLDINSAHYDPKTRSMREDPLPDADPNDKFYLGDNQYRNSGQALEFKQMNIHSWEAFDKGQDMHMQAAPSQAELLYKNFKVAKDKLKTHTKDTIMEKYGNASTEDEIPMELLLGQSERQVEYDRAGRIIKGQEVILPKSKYEEDVLANNHTTVWGSWWRDHQWGYRCCQQTIRNSYCTGSAGIEAAEASLDLMKANIARKEACEESPKKVEEKKMAAWGTDVPEDLELNEEALANALKKEDERKREEKDERKRKYNVKYTNDVTPEEMEAYRMKRVHHEDPMKDFM
- the LOC106370953 gene encoding cruciferin CRU4, with translation MGPTSLISFFFTFLALFHGFTAQQWPNECQLDQLNALEPSQIIKSEGGRIEVWDHHAPQLRCSGFAFERFVIEPQGLYLPTFLNAGKLTFVVHGHGLMGKVTPGCAETFMDSPVFGQGQSQEQGQEGQGQGQGFRDMHQKVEHLRCGDTIATPPGVAQWFYNNGNEPLILVAAADIANNLNQLDRNLRPFLLAGNNPQGQQWLQGRQQQKQNNIFNGFAPQILAQAFKISVETAQKLQNQQVNRGNIVKVQGQFGVIRPPLRQGQGGQQPQEEGNGLEETLCTMRCTENLDDPSSADVYKPSLGYISTLNSYNLPILRFLRLSALRGSIHNNAMVLPQWNVNANAALYVTKGKAHIQMVNDNGQRVFDQEISQGQLLVVPQGFAVVKRATSQQFQWIEFKSNDNAQINTLAGRTSVMRGLPLEVISNGYQISPQEARSVKFSTLETTLTQSSGPMGYGMPRVEA